In Carassius gibelio isolate Cgi1373 ecotype wild population from Czech Republic chromosome B13, carGib1.2-hapl.c, whole genome shotgun sequence, one genomic interval encodes:
- the LOC127970410 gene encoding uncharacterized protein LOC127970410, with product MSFTCEQFYNEAIRPNLARFSSTVKVRDILPHLPCLTLTDREEVNAKRETSGNFTAMQTLLDNLRRREKWPDEFITALRNCEHRELANEMSTTYDKIRNNTNNAVPAAPTPKPPPAPAASSTSSGSTTTTTTVTVHAVPANSPPLLIPTSGGAPVSSSAPSNIAAPAPVKPLTAVPAPSPEPVSQAEVAPPVVAPSQAPSLPEASISKVSLPVPTLTGAAENKTSALDDSDGLALTDQTTISSAEALLSTSSAQASSSDTSTSQSQITKLYTTSQTSPKSKKTQVPTADIDFDISERLPVQDINLPLRMQRTFQEPEEISDPNKRNNTVGLPVFNNAPTNSTTTAQATSSAPAEVTHSLSSIDQEFFSKPKVLQHPEHQQNKAEILPVFQEEPCSVVTDDLQFSRAADSSTELGESTSLADQNSAPLASLDSATQSLQDPPYSAAPLTLNQPEEDNYESFNGSHTLLNVIRYAEEPSAENMNGQPPSILQRNTVISEDQHTLSYVSTESAVHLSEPSGHDSKKSTTINIREEESSAARSEQRGEGRPELFRINNSHLIAAAGIGLSAAFLAWKITHK from the exons GCTATGCAAACACTTTTGGACAATCTACGCAGACGTGAGAAATGGCCTGATGAGTTCATCACTGCACTCCGGAACTGTGAACATAGGGAACTGGCTAATGAGATGAGCACTACTTATGACAAGATCAGGAACAACACAA aTAATGCTGTTCCTGCTGCTCCTACACCCAAACCACCACCTGCTCCAGCTGCTTCTTCTACTTCATCTGGTTCCACAACAACCACAACCACAGTGACAGTTCATGCAGTCCCAGCAAACTCTCCTCCTCTGCTGATTCCAACCTCAGGGGGAGCCCCAGTAAGTTCATCTGCCCCTTCCAACATTGCAGCTCCTGCTCCTGTTAAACCTCTTACTGCAGTTCCAGCACCTTCTCCTGAACCAGTTTCCCAAGCTGAAGTAGCACCTCCAGTTGTAGCTCCTTCCCAAGCACCTTCCCTTCCTGAAGCCTCCATCTCTAAAGTGTCTTTACCTGTTCCAACCCTTACTGGGGCAGCTGAGAACAAAACATCAGCTTTAGATGATTCAGATGGCTTGGCTTTAACAGACCAAACCACCATCTCCTCTGCTGAAGCTCTTCTCTCCACCTCAAGTGCTCAAGCATCCTCCTCAGACACTTCCACTTCTCAAAGCCAAATAACAAAGCTTTACACCACCTCCCAGACTTCTCCGAAGTCAAAAAAGACCCAGGTGCCAACAGCAGACATAGATTTTGACATTTCTGAGAGACTCCCTGTCCAAGACATTAATCTCCCATTGAGAATGCAAAGGACATTTCAGGAGCCGGAAGAGATCTCTGACCCAAATAAG AGGAACAACACTGTTGGGTTGCCGGTTTTTAATAATGCTCCAACAAATTCTACCACAACAGCTCAGGCAACATCTTCTGCACCTGCTGAGGTTACGCACTCTCTCTCTTCCATCGACCAGGAATTTTTCAGCAAGCCTAAAGTCCTTCAGCATCCAGAACACCAGCAGAATAAAGCAGAGATTCTTCCTGTCTTTCAAGAGGAGCCTTGCTCAGTGGTTACAGATGATTTGCAGTTCAGCCGCGCAGCAGACTCTTCCACAGAACTTGGAGAGTCTACTAGTCTTGCAGACCAGAACTCAGCTCCACTTGCTTCCCTTGATTCTGCTACTCAGTCCTTGCAAGACCCACCATACAGTGCTGCTCCCTTGACCCTTAACCAGCCTGAGGAGGACAACTATGAATCTTTCAATGGGAGTCATACACTGCTAAATGTAATCCGGTATGCTGAAGAGCCATCTGCTGAAAATATGAATGGTCAGCCACCAAGCATCCTGCAACGTAACACAGTCATTTCTGAGGACCAGCATACCCTGAGCTATGTTAGCACAGAAAGTGCAGTTCATCTTTCTGAGCCATCTGGGCATGACAGTAAGAAGTCAACCACCATCAACATTCGAGAGGAAGAATCCAGTGCTGCTAGGTCAGAGCAGAGAGGAGAGGGGCGCCCAGAGTTATTCAGAATAAACAACTCCCACCTTATTGCTGCTGCAGGGATTGGTCTTTCCGCAGCGTTCTTGGCCTGGAAaatcacccacaaatga